The following proteins are encoded in a genomic region of Cyclonatronum proteinivorum:
- a CDS encoding glycosyltransferase family 4 protein yields MKIALFTGNYVHIKDGVSLTLNRLVRYLTEERGFDVRVFGPDIRPRAIEPAGTFVEVPSVPAPGRPEYRVSLFLPEVHRHDIEAFKPDLIHIATPDFLGLAALRFALRHNIPVLSSYHTHFSSYLRYYGLEALEGVLWKYLRWFYERCDLVVSPSESMNAYLTRNGLPADKVGLWTRGVETGIFSPEKRSQAFRQQCGFAPDDVVVSYISRLVWEKDPRTFIDAVNRAQQLDPKIRVLVGGDGPARAQMEAELPEAVFTGFAFGEELAVLYASSDIFVFPSDTETFGNVTLEAMSSGVPALVANAVGSKSLVVNEETGYVLPVADVQSFSWAILRLSQDNALRQRMAQQARTRALSFDWQHVMESLILSYQHVVAEHRMKA; encoded by the coding sequence ATGAAAATTGCATTATTTACGGGCAACTATGTCCATATAAAAGACGGGGTTTCGCTCACGCTGAACCGGCTTGTGCGCTACCTGACGGAGGAGCGCGGGTTCGATGTGCGTGTTTTTGGTCCGGATATTCGTCCGCGAGCTATTGAGCCGGCGGGTACTTTTGTGGAAGTGCCTTCGGTGCCGGCCCCGGGACGTCCGGAGTATCGGGTCTCGCTGTTTCTGCCGGAGGTTCACCGGCATGATATTGAAGCCTTCAAACCCGATCTCATCCACATTGCAACGCCCGATTTTCTGGGACTTGCAGCGCTTCGTTTTGCGCTGCGTCACAACATCCCCGTACTGTCGTCTTATCATACGCACTTCAGCAGCTATCTGCGCTATTACGGACTTGAAGCCCTTGAGGGCGTGCTGTGGAAATACCTGCGCTGGTTTTATGAGCGGTGCGACCTCGTGGTTTCCCCTTCGGAATCTATGAATGCGTATCTCACCCGCAATGGTCTCCCCGCGGATAAAGTAGGCTTGTGGACGCGCGGGGTTGAAACCGGGATTTTTTCCCCTGAAAAGCGCAGTCAGGCTTTCCGGCAACAATGTGGTTTTGCACCGGATGATGTAGTTGTGAGCTACATCTCGCGCCTGGTGTGGGAAAAAGATCCGCGCACGTTTATCGACGCCGTAAATCGCGCGCAGCAGCTGGATCCCAAAATCCGTGTGCTGGTCGGCGGCGATGGTCCGGCCCGCGCGCAGATGGAAGCCGAGCTGCCCGAAGCCGTATTTACCGGTTTTGCTTTTGGGGAAGAACTGGCTGTCCTTTATGCGAGCTCGGATATTTTTGTGTTCCCTTCCGACACTGAGACTTTCGGAAATGTAACCCTGGAAGCCATGAGCAGCGGGGTGCCGGCGCTTGTGGCCAATGCGGTGGGCAGCAAATCGCTGGTCGTTAATGAAGAAACCGGTTACGTGCTGCCGGTAGCGGATGTACAGTCGTTTTCCTGGGCTATTTTACGGCTGAGTCAGGATAACGCGCTGCGTCAGCGCATGGCACAGCAGGCACGCACGCGAGCCCTCAGCTTTGACTGGCAGCACGTGATGGAGAGCCTCATCCTGAGCTATCAGCATGTTGTGGCGGAACACCGGATGAAAGCATAA
- a CDS encoding GDP-L-fucose synthase family protein has protein sequence MELDSKIYIAGHNGLVGSAILWNLAQKGYENIVTRSSAQLDLRDKKAVEAFFYEQSPDYVFLAAAKVGGIVANNTYRGEFIYDNLMIQSNVIEAARVFGVKKLLFLGSTCIYPRDCPQPIKEEYLLTGPLEYTNEPYAVAKIAGIKLCESYNLQYGTNFISVMPTNLYGPNDNFDLEKSHVLPALVRKMHLAACLEAEDFEGIRADLNRRPVKGVSGDASEEDILRVLSEQGVRRLGSGETEVEIWGTGAPMREFLWSEDMADACVFVMQNVDFQDIVKLSDCGKEVRNVHLNIGTGKDVSIKQLALMVKEVIGFGGALTFNTSKPDGTMRKLTDPGKLNRLGWNHSVELEEGISKMYDWYVGG, from the coding sequence ATGGAATTAGATTCTAAAATTTACATTGCCGGGCATAATGGTCTGGTTGGTTCTGCGATTTTGTGGAACCTGGCTCAGAAAGGCTACGAGAACATTGTAACCCGCTCCTCCGCGCAGCTGGACCTGCGGGACAAGAAGGCCGTTGAGGCCTTTTTTTATGAGCAGAGCCCGGATTATGTGTTCCTCGCGGCTGCCAAAGTAGGGGGCATTGTGGCCAATAACACCTATAGGGGCGAGTTTATTTATGACAACCTCATGATTCAGAGCAATGTGATTGAGGCGGCCCGTGTATTCGGGGTGAAGAAGCTGCTGTTTTTGGGTAGTACCTGTATTTATCCGCGGGATTGTCCGCAGCCGATTAAGGAAGAATACCTGCTCACCGGGCCGCTTGAATATACAAATGAACCCTATGCAGTAGCTAAAATTGCAGGTATCAAGCTGTGTGAGAGCTACAACCTGCAGTACGGCACCAACTTCATTTCGGTGATGCCAACCAATCTCTACGGTCCAAACGATAATTTTGACCTGGAGAAGAGCCATGTGCTGCCCGCTTTGGTGCGGAAGATGCATCTTGCGGCCTGTCTTGAGGCGGAGGATTTCGAGGGTATCAGAGCTGACCTGAACCGACGGCCGGTAAAAGGGGTAAGCGGTGATGCTTCGGAGGAGGATATTCTTCGTGTGCTTTCGGAGCAGGGGGTACGCCGTTTGGGCAGTGGAGAGACAGAAGTCGAAATCTGGGGCACCGGTGCACCGATGCGCGAGTTCCTCTGGAGTGAGGATATGGCGGATGCCTGTGTGTTTGTAATGCAAAACGTTGATTTTCAGGACATTGTGAAGCTCAGCGATTGCGGCAAAGAGGTGCGGAATGTGCACCTGAATATCGGTACCGGCAAAGATGTAAGCATCAAGCAGCTGGCGCTGATGGTGAAGGAGGTAATCGGTTTCGGAGGGGCGCTCACTTTCAACACAAGCAAACCTGACGGCACGATGCGAAAGCTCACTGATCCCGGTAAGCTTAACCGCCTCGGCTGGAACCACAGCGTGGAACTCGAAGAGGGCATAAGCAAAATGTATGATTGGTATGTTGGGGGATAG
- a CDS encoding TetR/AcrR family transcriptional regulator produces the protein MKRESEEKGNSLRKNILKVSRSMLLQEGFDRMSMRKIAASVGFSATSIYLYFKNKDDLLHALIEEGFDLLHEALSSNAVVQANNNPFEVLEALCREFVKFGMENPEYYEIMFQLHPKHMQRYPVDKYRKARRNIDLIRNTLELGQAQGLIKPHDSRLVANVILSTLHGGISLMNSGRIDAKVDKQAYVETIIHSVLAGVKLK, from the coding sequence ATGAAGCGTGAAAGTGAAGAGAAGGGCAACAGTTTAAGGAAAAATATTCTGAAGGTGAGCCGCAGCATGCTGTTGCAGGAGGGGTTTGACCGGATGTCCATGCGAAAAATTGCAGCAAGCGTCGGGTTTAGCGCAACAAGCATTTACCTGTATTTCAAGAATAAGGATGACCTGCTGCATGCGTTGATTGAGGAAGGCTTCGACCTGCTCCATGAAGCCCTGAGTTCCAATGCGGTCGTACAGGCCAATAATAATCCGTTTGAAGTCCTCGAAGCCCTGTGCCGGGAGTTTGTGAAATTCGGGATGGAAAACCCGGAGTATTACGAAATCATGTTTCAGCTGCATCCCAAGCACATGCAGCGCTATCCGGTAGATAAATACCGTAAGGCCCGGCGCAATATTGACCTGATCCGAAACACGCTTGAATTGGGGCAGGCGCAGGGCCTGATTAAACCGCACGATTCAAGGCTGGTTGCCAACGTTATCCTTTCTACCCTGCATGGGGGTATCTCCCTGATGAATTCAGGACGAATTGATGCGAAGGTCGATAAACAGGCCTATGTTGAAACGATTATTCACAGCGTACTGGCCGGGGTAAAGTTAAAATAG
- a CDS encoding capsule assembly Wzi family protein yields MPPHTLAQVQAQDQDQPKRQQSFQSQAPVLLHPDPFPVENGQGLRTAVQASVAAGTAEMPFWLYANRYGELRPGSRINALNQLSVRYRMGSPADRYLLETGAALSLRAANTGNTAHFQTLFARAEYGIFRLEAGRFYDDAEMPFPQLTTGSMIVSRNATPVLRIQLSTRGFIDVPFTAGHLQFRARYSDGQLERDRYIRDALLHQKMAHLKFNVWRIELMTGFIHNVVWAGTDPERGRLPRSFADYLRVVTGRAADPESSASGSEVLNRLGNGVAAYDGTMIIQLNGAQLVLHRQIYLEDTVSLRLRSYRDGLYGVGLQNISWFSWLDALLIEHLQTLMQDSLPGMPPGRARYYNHGIYYSGWTYENNVLGNPLLTIDPSRERYPVYNNLVAGWHLGMHGQLSERSEWQFMGTFTRNYGNCNDDLLISGNLCSVTATGRDPRPGSEARPRSEVRRDQYSFLLRGSYLLMPQHGLSINAALALDTGAHLGNRAGLEIGLRISPK; encoded by the coding sequence ATGCCCCCACATACCCTTGCGCAGGTACAGGCTCAGGATCAGGATCAGCCTAAACGTCAGCAGTCTTTTCAAAGTCAGGCACCCGTGCTCTTGCATCCGGATCCTTTTCCGGTTGAAAACGGGCAGGGTTTACGGACTGCGGTTCAGGCTTCCGTTGCCGCTGGCACAGCAGAAATGCCTTTTTGGCTCTATGCCAACCGCTATGGGGAGCTCAGACCGGGCAGCCGGATCAATGCGCTGAATCAGCTGTCCGTGCGCTACCGCATGGGGAGTCCGGCGGATCGCTACCTGCTGGAGACCGGGGCAGCTTTGTCGCTCAGAGCGGCCAATACGGGCAATACCGCGCATTTTCAGACGCTGTTTGCCCGGGCCGAATACGGTATTTTCCGCCTTGAAGCGGGTCGTTTTTATGATGATGCTGAAATGCCCTTTCCGCAACTCACAACAGGATCCATGATCGTGAGCCGCAATGCGACGCCGGTACTGCGCATTCAGCTTTCTACCAGGGGTTTTATTGACGTGCCCTTCACAGCAGGTCACCTGCAGTTCCGCGCGCGCTACAGCGACGGTCAGCTCGAGCGCGACCGCTACATCCGCGATGCCCTGCTCCATCAGAAAATGGCGCACCTCAAATTTAATGTCTGGCGCATTGAGCTAATGACCGGCTTCATCCACAACGTCGTCTGGGCCGGCACTGATCCGGAACGGGGAAGACTGCCGCGTTCTTTTGCTGACTACCTCCGCGTCGTAACCGGCCGCGCGGCCGATCCGGAAAGCAGTGCATCAGGTTCGGAAGTTCTGAACCGCCTCGGCAACGGGGTCGCGGCCTACGACGGCACCATGATCATTCAGCTTAACGGAGCACAGCTTGTGCTGCACCGGCAGATTTATCTGGAAGACACCGTTTCCCTTCGGCTGCGCAGCTACCGCGACGGTTTGTACGGGGTCGGCCTGCAAAACATCAGCTGGTTTAGCTGGTTAGATGCGCTGCTGATTGAGCACCTGCAAACCCTCATGCAGGATTCCCTGCCCGGCATGCCGCCGGGACGTGCCCGCTATTACAATCACGGCATTTATTACAGCGGATGGACCTACGAAAACAATGTCCTCGGCAATCCGCTGCTGACCATTGATCCTTCGCGGGAGCGCTACCCCGTATACAACAATCTTGTAGCGGGATGGCATCTCGGCATGCACGGACAGCTCAGTGAACGGTCCGAATGGCAATTCATGGGCACCTTCACGCGCAATTACGGCAACTGTAACGATGACCTGCTGATATCCGGCAACCTCTGCAGCGTTACCGCAACCGGCCGTGACCCGCGTCCCGGATCCGAAGCAAGACCGCGCTCTGAAGTGAGGCGGGATCAGTACTCCTTCCTGCTGCGCGGCAGCTACCTGCTGATGCCGCAGCACGGCCTCAGCATAAACGCGGCCCTCGCCCTCGACACCGGCGCCCACCTCGGCAACCGCGCCGGCCTCGAAATCGGCCTGAGAATTAGCCCGAAGTAG
- a CDS encoding ElyC/SanA/YdcF family protein codes for MIESVLRFGYAMLQPGTQLILLLVLTGVMVVMGKLKWARRAVLLFVALLLLYGLPWLPEFLADGLENRYSVIDEDGIAAVKAAFQDSGADSLYIIVLGAGHSTDPRLSPTSRLSASVLERLVEGVRLYRVFDAREIPVRLVSSASGFEGQMTQAEAVAQAAVALGVPDERISRLHTPRNTCEEAQAFRQAFGAGQPVLISSSALHQRRAVMLFAQTGSNPIAAPASFLNRKSPEAPSRWWRRFRPSSRNIDLLERALKEHVGYITGRQSC; via the coding sequence TTGATTGAATCTGTTTTGCGTTTTGGGTATGCCATGCTGCAGCCGGGTACGCAGCTGATTTTGCTGCTCGTGTTGACGGGCGTCATGGTCGTGATGGGGAAGCTGAAATGGGCGAGACGGGCGGTCTTGCTTTTTGTCGCGCTGCTGCTGCTCTATGGTCTCCCCTGGCTGCCTGAATTTCTGGCTGACGGTCTCGAGAACCGCTATTCGGTCATTGATGAAGACGGTATAGCGGCTGTAAAAGCTGCTTTTCAGGACTCCGGCGCCGACAGCCTTTATATTATTGTGCTGGGTGCGGGGCATTCCACAGATCCGAGGCTGAGCCCTACTTCGCGCTTAAGTGCTTCGGTGCTTGAGCGGTTGGTTGAAGGCGTGCGGCTCTACCGCGTGTTTGACGCCCGGGAAATCCCCGTACGGCTGGTAAGCTCAGCAAGCGGATTTGAGGGACAAATGACGCAGGCTGAAGCGGTTGCGCAGGCAGCGGTAGCCCTTGGGGTGCCGGATGAGCGCATCAGCCGATTGCATACGCCGCGCAACACCTGTGAAGAGGCGCAGGCTTTTCGTCAGGCTTTCGGAGCGGGGCAACCGGTGCTGATTTCAAGCTCGGCCCTGCATCAGCGCAGGGCGGTCATGCTGTTTGCCCAAACCGGCAGCAATCCGATAGCAGCTCCCGCTTCCTTCCTGAACCGGAAATCCCCCGAAGCTCCGTCCCGCTGGTGGCGGCGCTTCAGGCCTTCATCCCGCAATATTGACCTGCTGGAACGCGCGCTCAAAGAGCATGTGGGCTATATCACGGGTCGGCAGAGCTGCTGA
- a CDS encoding Ig domain-containing protein codes for MLRSAPSFSPLFFLILFVLLLSEPESVHAQTEQVLVRDLTTLMEIPGLQSVTASETHLYALSSEDGLIVFRVHADSLQWLYSSQGMQRRGNQLSADVRFAYLTGSNSRLTIVEPTSVLGVYSSTTLPAAPVSMARVGDFLFMGLETPGLFRLSLATPEAVDESPEQLAMQQTGRNRVSAVRAFENTLLVLTANNSLHQFRVQEDGALQHQHSFRFSPALSNLFVADGRPVLTGAEGSVYSLSPDGELNTLFRIDGAVDDLQFWQGRYLIRSRTGQLWQAREGGQAQLIRRDTEPGNHMAQTKSQLWLTEFNQLGRMTLEERPVVEIRQSPRTDRNGTLRLSPIPDQVTHFPRPVLLPLTFEQAVEPADVRFQLQTSAAGASIRDQGFFWQPASRDVGRQQFTIIASTPDGQTDRISFEIDVRPFNTPPRFNQVRPISIPVGESFSLPLRATDPDGPDTGLIRYLAADLPDGAVLDERTGLITWTPTRRQEGQHRFQVIATDQFGAATQMNVTINVLQLTRE; via the coding sequence ATGCTACGATCTGCCCCCTCTTTCAGTCCGCTTTTCTTCCTGATTCTCTTTGTGCTGCTCCTCAGCGAGCCCGAAAGTGTCCACGCCCAAACCGAACAGGTGCTGGTCCGCGACCTGACCACCCTCATGGAAATCCCCGGCCTGCAGTCCGTCACCGCCTCCGAAACGCACCTCTACGCACTGTCTTCTGAAGATGGCCTCATCGTGTTTCGCGTACATGCCGATTCCCTGCAGTGGCTCTACAGCTCGCAGGGCATGCAGCGCCGCGGCAATCAGCTCAGCGCGGATGTCCGTTTTGCCTACCTCACCGGCTCCAACAGCCGCCTCACCATCGTGGAACCCACCTCCGTGCTCGGCGTGTATTCCTCCACAACCCTGCCGGCCGCACCAGTCAGCATGGCACGTGTCGGCGACTTCCTTTTTATGGGGCTGGAAACCCCCGGCCTGTTCCGCCTCTCCCTCGCTACGCCGGAAGCCGTAGATGAAAGCCCCGAACAGCTCGCCATGCAGCAAACCGGCCGCAACCGCGTATCCGCCGTGCGCGCCTTCGAAAACACCCTGCTCGTGCTCACCGCCAACAACAGCCTGCATCAGTTCCGGGTGCAGGAAGACGGCGCGCTGCAGCATCAGCACAGTTTCCGCTTCTCACCGGCCCTCAGCAACCTCTTCGTAGCCGACGGACGCCCCGTGCTCACCGGCGCCGAAGGCAGCGTGTACAGCCTCAGCCCGGACGGCGAGCTGAACACCCTCTTCCGGATCGACGGCGCCGTCGATGACCTGCAGTTCTGGCAGGGCCGCTACCTCATCCGCTCCCGCACCGGTCAGCTCTGGCAAGCCCGCGAAGGCGGACAGGCGCAGCTCATCCGCCGCGACACCGAGCCCGGCAACCACATGGCGCAGACCAAAAGTCAGCTCTGGCTCACCGAATTCAATCAGCTTGGCCGCATGACGCTCGAAGAACGCCCCGTCGTAGAAATCCGCCAAAGCCCGCGCACGGACCGGAACGGAACCCTCCGACTCAGCCCCATCCCCGATCAGGTGACCCACTTTCCCCGGCCCGTGCTCCTGCCCCTCACCTTTGAACAAGCCGTCGAGCCAGCCGATGTCCGATTTCAGCTGCAAACCAGCGCGGCCGGCGCAAGCATACGCGATCAGGGCTTCTTCTGGCAGCCTGCTTCCCGCGATGTAGGGCGTCAGCAATTCACCATCATCGCCAGCACGCCCGACGGGCAAACCGACCGCATCAGTTTCGAAATCGACGTACGACCCTTCAACACGCCCCCGCGCTTCAATCAGGTGCGCCCCATCTCCATCCCCGTAGGCGAATCCTTCAGCCTGCCCCTGCGCGCCACCGACCCCGACGGCCCCGACACCGGCCTGATCCGCTACCTCGCCGCCGACCTCCCCGACGGCGCCGTCCTCGACGAACGCACCGGCCTCATCACTTGGACCCCTACCCGCCGTCAGGAAGGACAACACCGCTTCCAGGTCATCGCCACCGACCAATTCGGCGCCGCCACCCAAATGAACGTCACCATAAACGTACTACAGCTCACACGGGAGTAA
- a CDS encoding NAD-dependent epimerase/dehydratase family protein yields MKVFITGATGFIGSHLADALLEDPKNEVRCLVRSDLKWLREKGVIPVKGDLHDLPALQKGLEGADVVFHLAAHVKAPKPEIFYRTNVEATENIIRMAQKAGVPKMVVLSSLAAAGPSFQHPVSESDPMLPVSMYGQSKKEMEEMIHRVAAPGDSITILRPPAVYGPREENILSFFKIASRGICPIVGSGATNRISMVHVADVVQGLLLAWDQTEPGVHTYFVSGPEVYTWNEIKDATARALNKRLITLPLPPKVVSLVGAFSETAGSLVGTYPIMNRDKAREMTLQWTCSIDKIKRELGFKPEYDIREGLAHTITWYRRHRWL; encoded by the coding sequence ATGAAAGTATTCATCACCGGTGCCACCGGCTTCATTGGTTCACACCTCGCCGACGCCCTGCTTGAAGACCCCAAAAACGAAGTCCGCTGCCTCGTCCGCTCCGATCTCAAATGGCTGCGCGAGAAAGGCGTGATCCCCGTAAAAGGCGACCTGCACGACCTGCCCGCGCTGCAGAAGGGCCTCGAAGGCGCCGACGTCGTCTTTCACCTCGCCGCCCACGTCAAAGCCCCCAAGCCGGAAATCTTCTACCGCACCAATGTGGAAGCGACCGAAAACATCATCCGCATGGCCCAAAAAGCGGGCGTACCCAAAATGGTCGTGCTCTCCTCCCTTGCTGCTGCCGGACCCAGCTTCCAGCATCCTGTCTCCGAAAGCGACCCCATGCTGCCGGTCAGTATGTACGGGCAGTCCAAAAAGGAAATGGAAGAAATGATCCATCGCGTTGCCGCCCCCGGCGATTCCATCACCATTCTGCGACCGCCGGCGGTGTACGGTCCGCGGGAAGAAAACATCCTCTCCTTTTTCAAAATTGCCAGCCGCGGCATCTGCCCCATCGTAGGCAGCGGCGCAACCAACCGCATCTCAATGGTACACGTCGCGGATGTGGTGCAGGGACTGCTCCTCGCGTGGGATCAGACCGAACCCGGCGTACACACCTACTTTGTCTCGGGGCCGGAAGTGTACACCTGGAACGAGATCAAAGACGCGACCGCGCGCGCCCTCAATAAACGCCTGATCACCCTGCCGCTGCCGCCCAAAGTCGTGAGCCTCGTTGGCGCCTTCAGCGAAACCGCCGGCTCCCTTGTGGGCACGTACCCCATCATGAACCGCGACAAAGCCCGGGAAATGACCCTGCAGTGGACCTGTTCCATCGATAAAATAAAGCGCGAACTCGGCTTCAAACCCGAATACGATATTCGTGAAGGCCTGGCGCACACCATCACATGGTACCGCAGACACCGCTGGCTCTGA
- the mutY gene encoding A/G-specific adenine glycosylase: MISSQSQQNAQHFAAPLLKWYDANKRDMPWRDCGDPYRIWVSEIMLQQTRVDQATPYYERFMARFPSVEALARADRHDVLMAWEGLGYYSRARNLHAAAQTVLEQHGGVFPKTYDDIRALKGIGPYTAAAVASIAFGLPYAVMDGNVIRVLSRYAGIQDDVRLPATKKRIQELADELLDRQRPGDFNQAVMELGATVCTPKSPDCSTCPLQQSCSATLSGKTAEIPYKSPKQKIPHHEIVVGICKDENGNILIAQRPDDKMLGGLWEFPGGKVEKGETRTGALIRELKEELGVEIIPEEHLIEVKHAYTHFKITLNAWICRINLGQPAPKPKASKQLRWIKISELHGYPFPKANRKVTEALMKIDV, from the coding sequence ATGATTTCTTCGCAATCGCAACAGAACGCACAACATTTCGCAGCCCCCCTTTTAAAGTGGTACGACGCCAACAAACGGGACATGCCGTGGCGGGATTGCGGGGATCCGTACCGGATTTGGGTCTCGGAAATCATGCTGCAGCAAACGCGGGTCGATCAGGCGACCCCCTACTACGAGCGCTTCATGGCGCGCTTCCCGTCCGTCGAAGCCCTCGCCCGGGCCGACCGGCACGACGTGCTGATGGCCTGGGAAGGCCTCGGCTACTACAGCCGTGCGCGTAACCTGCACGCCGCCGCCCAAACCGTGCTTGAGCAGCACGGCGGCGTTTTCCCCAAAACCTACGACGACATCCGCGCCCTGAAAGGCATTGGTCCCTACACCGCTGCCGCCGTAGCAAGCATCGCCTTTGGCCTCCCCTATGCCGTAATGGACGGCAACGTCATTCGCGTACTCAGCCGGTACGCCGGCATTCAGGATGATGTACGCCTGCCCGCAACCAAAAAACGTATTCAGGAGCTTGCGGATGAACTCCTCGACCGGCAGCGCCCCGGTGATTTTAATCAGGCCGTAATGGAACTCGGCGCTACGGTATGCACTCCAAAATCCCCGGATTGCAGCACCTGCCCGCTGCAGCAAAGCTGCAGCGCAACCCTCAGCGGAAAAACGGCGGAAATCCCCTACAAGTCCCCGAAACAAAAAATCCCGCACCACGAAATCGTGGTCGGGATTTGTAAAGACGAAAACGGCAATATCCTCATCGCACAGCGTCCGGATGACAAAATGCTGGGCGGACTGTGGGAATTTCCGGGCGGCAAAGTCGAAAAAGGCGAAACCCGCACCGGCGCACTCATCCGCGAATTAAAAGAAGAACTCGGCGTCGAAATCATACCGGAGGAGCACCTGATCGAAGTCAAGCACGCCTACACACATTTCAAAATCACCCTCAACGCCTGGATCTGCCGCATCAACCTGGGTCAGCCTGCCCCCAAACCCAAAGCCAGCAAACAGCTTCGGTGGATCAAAATTTCAGAACTGCACGGCTACCCTTTTCCTAAAGCAAACAGAAAGGTTACGGAGGCGTTGATGAAGATTGATGTTTAA
- a CDS encoding DegT/DnrJ/EryC1/StrS family aminotransferase gives MSEPKIWLSSPHMGGQEIKFVQEAFDTNWVAPVGPHIGDFEQDLRSYTGAGHCSVLGSGSAAIHIGQRLLGVERRDVVLCQSFTFVATANSVLLQGATPVFVDSELETWNMCPVKLEEAIIDQQAQGKRVASIIPVHLYGMPSNMPAIMAVADKYGIPVFEDAAESLGSHINGKHTGTFGKGAALSFNGNKIITTSGGGALISDDEKLIQKARFWATQARDEAPHYEHSEQGYNYRMSNVVAAIGRGQMQVLPERIEARRANHDWYFKKLGETWLDAELRDGTVCIQNTSATGIYFLREPEGYFSNRWLTTVIVNPEETGGITRETIRLALDARNIEARPLWKPMHLQPLFSESKHYGNGVSDWLFEHGLCLPSGSNLGMAEFARIEAVLDEVFHFRMS, from the coding sequence ATGTCAGAACCCAAAATTTGGTTATCCTCCCCGCATATGGGAGGACAGGAAATAAAATTCGTACAGGAAGCCTTTGATACCAACTGGGTTGCGCCTGTAGGTCCGCATATCGGTGATTTTGAGCAGGATCTTCGCTCTTATACCGGAGCGGGGCATTGTTCCGTACTCGGCTCAGGTTCCGCCGCCATTCATATAGGGCAGCGATTGTTAGGGGTTGAGCGGAGGGATGTAGTGCTATGTCAGTCCTTTACCTTTGTAGCTACGGCAAACTCCGTATTACTACAGGGTGCTACGCCGGTTTTTGTTGACAGTGAGCTGGAGACCTGGAATATGTGTCCGGTTAAGCTGGAGGAAGCCATTATCGACCAGCAGGCGCAGGGCAAGCGCGTAGCTTCAATTATTCCGGTTCATCTGTACGGTATGCCCTCCAATATGCCGGCCATTATGGCGGTTGCGGATAAATACGGCATCCCTGTATTTGAGGATGCTGCTGAATCCCTCGGGTCGCACATTAACGGCAAACACACCGGTACCTTTGGTAAAGGGGCGGCCTTGTCTTTTAACGGCAATAAAATCATTACGACCTCCGGCGGCGGTGCACTCATTTCTGATGATGAAAAGCTGATTCAGAAAGCCCGCTTTTGGGCCACACAGGCAAGAGATGAAGCCCCCCATTATGAGCATTCCGAGCAGGGCTATAATTACCGCATGAGTAATGTGGTGGCGGCCATTGGACGGGGGCAGATGCAGGTACTTCCTGAGCGCATTGAGGCAAGGCGTGCCAATCACGACTGGTACTTCAAAAAGCTGGGCGAGACCTGGCTCGATGCGGAACTTCGGGACGGAACCGTTTGCATTCAGAATACCTCAGCAACGGGCATTTATTTTCTGCGGGAGCCCGAAGGCTATTTCAGCAACCGATGGCTTACGACCGTTATCGTGAACCCCGAAGAAACCGGTGGCATTACGCGGGAAACCATCCGGCTTGCGCTCGACGCCCGGAATATTGAGGCGCGTCCGCTCTGGAAGCCCATGCACCTGCAGCCATTATTCAGCGAAAGCAAACACTATGGCAACGGTGTAAGCGACTGGCTCTTCGAGCACGGTCTGTGCCTGCCAAGCGGAAGCAACCTCGGCATGGCTGAGTTTGCCCGCATCGAAGCCGTCCTGGACGAGGTGTTTCATTTCCGGATGAGCTGA